The genomic interval TGTGGTCGACATTCAACAAATTCAAAACGGCGGCGAAATGCCATATCGAGCGGCGCCAATGAATGATCTTGGCTGTTCATGGTGGCGTAGATATCGACATTGCTAGGCACACTAAACGGCTGACGCGAATACGCCAAATTCACCGATAAGCTATCTGTCTGTCCTGCGCGTTTCGTCGGTTCAATCAAACTCATCAACTCCCCAAACACGCGGGCGACATTGGCGCGGTTGATTTCATCAATCAACATGGCATAACGGTGACTAGGGTCTTGTTTGGCTTGTTGACACAGTCTAAGAAATGCGCCTGACTCAACGCGGTAGCTCATCTGTCCATTGTCCGCGATGTGGGGACGAATCCCTTCGACAAATTCTTCATACCCATACGCCTGATGAAAACTGACAAAACTAAAGCGTTCTAGCTTTGGCTGTAAATAGTTGGGCTGAAACTGGCTGTGAATTGCCAATTGATAATCATCAAGCTTGTTTTGCAAGTCTGCTAATAACGGCAAGCTGTCTGCTAATAAAAACCAATTACTGCTATCGTCTTTATCAAAATACGATTGGCTAGCGCGGCTGCTTTGCTTCACCGTTAGAGAATTTGGATGACTAAATCGCTGTAATCTTCCCCATACGGTTTGACTCAAACTTTCATTACCTTCTCTTAGCGCGGCTTTTTGTAAAAAAAATGGATGCTGCATGATTTCTGGTACTTTTAATAGCAACTTACATTTTTTTCTTTCTTCTAAAAATACTAAACAAATCACCTCGAGCCAATTCATAGGCTCGACTAATGCTTTTAGCAATTCATCCGCATTGACGACTGGCAATATCTCGGTATATTGTTTGGCGATTTGTTGCAGTCGGTAGGTCTTGCCTGTCCCTGCTACGCCTGTATAGATAATATTTTTTACTGGCTCACGAATCATGGTTACTTCTTAATTTTTAATGTCTATTTTGTGATGGCTTATTATGGATAAGCTGACCAAATTTATCAAATCAGTGATTAATAACCAAATTTTTGCATCAACTTAACTATTTTTATCAAGTTGACCCCACTCTCAACACTTTTAGAGGGGGTTGAAACAAAAAAGGCATGAACTTAAACTTTAATCAATGACCAAAAAGATTAGAGAATAAGCCATGCCCATCGACGAATTTATCATTAAAATCTATCTAATGGTAGATGACTACTACAAAAAGATTGTAACAAACCGCCTAAGACAAGGCGGATATGCACCAAAGCTAACCGACAGTGAAATTATTACCATGGAGATAGTGGGTGAGTTTTTACAGATGGACACCGACTCACAAATCCATCAGTATTTTAAACAACACTGGCAAACATGGTTTCCCAATCTAGGCTCATATCCCAACTTTGCCAAGCAATGCGTCAATTTGTTACAGGTAAAAACTTTGATACAACAGCATATCGTTAAACAGCATGGGCAAGACAATATCCATTTTATTGATGGCTTTCCCATTCCTGTGTGTCAATATGCCAGAGCCTATCGGCATAAAACCTTCAAATATGAAGGTAGCTATAGTTACTGTGCCTCAAAGCAACAAAAATATTTTGGCTTTGAAGGACATTTACTCATTAATCTATCGGGCATGATAACCAATTTTACCTTTGCCTCTGCCAGAATAGATGAAAGATTAGTGGCACCTGATATGCTTGATAATATCAAAGGCTTGTTAGGTGCAGATATGGGCTATATTAGCCCTGATTTATCTGAGTATTGCTTTAAGCGATGGATTGATTTGCAAACACCGCTTAGAAAAAATATGCCCGATAAGCGACCAATCAGTGTACTTAATCGTCTTAAAAATGCTCGTCGCAATATTGAGACGGTGATTGGTCAGTTATCAGAGCGGTTTAATATGCAAAAGGTGAGAGCGAGAGATTTATGGCATTTGTCTCACAGATTTATGCGTAAAATCTTGGCTCATAACGTTTGCTTTATAATCAATAAACAGTTAGGTAATCCCCCACTTCAGTTTGAGTTGCTTATTTCAAGTTGAGAGTGGGGTATCATGACTGCCTTCGTACAAGCCTATTCAAAAAGCCCGGCAAAAATATCTTCTTTTGGCTTCCCAACAGGGTTAGGTATTGCCCCAAATACCTTTACTGGCTTTTTATTGGTGGCTGCGATTGTGTTTGGTATTTTTACCAGTATCTCAGGGATTGGCGCCGACAAAATCGGTCGTAAAAAATGGCTGATTGGCGTGACTATATTATGTATGTTATTTGCCTGCTTTATGCCAATGCTGCTCAGCAATGGTACACCAACCACGGTATTTATTTTCCTCATTTTGGGCATGGCATGTATGGGTATGTCGTTTGGTCCAATGGCGGCGCTATTACCAGAGCTGTTCCCCACCGAAGTACGGTATTCAGGTGCGTCACTGGCTTACAATCTAGCGGCGATTGTGGGTGCATCGATTCCTGCGATTTATGCCATCAAAATCAACGAGCAATATGGCATGAAAGGTGTGGCTATATATATTGTTATTAACGGTTTGATTTCTCTCATCGCGTTATTCTCAATTAAAGAAACCAAAAATATCGATTTGATGGATTAAAGGATAGATTAAAGGATAGACTAAAAACTGATACCTCAAAAACGCTGGCAAATGCTGGCGTTTTTTTTGCCCAAGGCGGTTATAATAAAATTTTCAATACCATGAGACCTAGGATGAAAGCCTATAACCGCTGTGCATGGTGCGGTACAGACCCACTTTATCAAGCTTACCACGACAATGAATGGGGAAAGCCCAGTTATGACGACCGTCATCTATTTGCCATGCTGTGTTTAGAAGGCATGCAAGCGGGACTCAGCTGGATTACCATACTCAAAAAACGCGAGCGTTATTACCAAGTATTTGCTGATTTTGACCCTGCAATTATCGCGCAGTTTGATGATGCCATGGTCGATAGCCTCATGACCGATGCGGGCATTATTCGCCACCGCGGTAAAATTAAAGCCATCATCAACAATGCTAAATGCTATCTAAAAATCACCCAAACGCAATCTTTTAGCGATTATCTTTGGAACTTGTCGCCCAGCGGCTTGGCAAAACTACCACAGGATAACCACCCAAAAACCTTTGCTGATATCCCCACCAACACTGAATACTCAGATAAGATGTCAAAAGTGCTTAAAAAAGACGGGTTTAAATTTGTGGGCTCGACGATTTGCTATGCGTTTATGCAAGCAGTCGGTATGGTGAATGACCATGTAGCGGCATGTAATTTTCGATAAGCGGGGTCAATATTCAACAGCGGATAACATATTTCTCGATGCTACAGATTTCTCGATGCTACAGACCCCAAAATAGGCTAAAACTAATCAAAATCAATACCAGTAAAATGCTTTGAACCAATAAAAAATGCTGATGCACTTTGAGCAATCCGCGCAGATTGATGCCATAATGACTGACATTTTTGAGAGAATAGCTTTGAAAATTCACCAAGCTACGGCGATGATATTGTGACTGCATGACCTCAACAAACTTGTCAGCCGCTGCCGCTTTTGACCCAGCTGACAATACAGGTAAAAACGTATTGATAACCTCTTCATGCGTTTCTGGGTTATTGATATTGACCATCAACATTTGCCAATCTTGAAACAGCCGTTGTTCAATTACCCCTTTAGACTTGAGCGTGACATCGCGGTTGCGCCCATCATGCTGAATGTTACCAAATAATTGCTCAATCGCTGATTTTTCGCCTTCAATGTATTGAAAAAAAATAGCCATTACCAAAGCACAAAAAACCTGTAATTTGATGGGCAGAGTTCTCACGCTGTGCCACTGCCATAATATCAGAGAGCGTTCTAGGGGTCATGCCAGCTTTTAACGTCATACGGCTCACATAAGTTACATAATGAATTTGCCCCAAGCAGCACCTCAGTCTTTATGGTTGTACAATTTTTGTTCAACGCGATTTTAACAATTTCTTACATACTTAGCCATCCATTAAGTTAAGAATATTAGCTTACCTAGTCACAAATAGCGGTTGAGTGGCTTTTTTTGGACGCTCGTATTGCATTTACGATCATCAGCAACACCCCTACCCAAATTAAAGCAAAACTGGCAATCATGGTGCCATTGACAGCTTCATGCAGCACAAAAATGGACAATAAAAACATCAGTGCAGGTTCCAGATAACTGAGCATGCCAAAGGTGTTCATCGGCAATACCTGACTGGCTTTGAGATTGGTCTGCATGGCAAGCGCACTAATCATACCCAGCCCAATCACTAACAGCCCCATTGTCATTGACCCTGTTACTATCGATATACTGCTGTTTTGCCATAATAAAAACCCCAGGGCAATCGGGGCAATCACTGACAAATCCACAAACAGTCCCATCAGCGCCGGCACCCCTTGCCAGCGGCGCAGTCCATAATAAATCGGATACGTCAAACACACCCATGCAGTCGCCCACGATACACTCCCCGCGAGCCAAAATTGCAATCCCACCCCTGCCGCTGCAACGATGATCGCCGCCCACTGCAATCGATTTAAGGTTTCTTTAAACACCACACAACCAATCAGCACCATCATCAAGGGAAACAAAAAATACCCCATTGCGGTATTGACCGCCTGTCCATTGATAGGCGCCCACATAAATAGCCACAGCTGACTTGCCAAAATCGGTGTCGGCAACAGCAATAAAACCCATTGTTGTTTGTTTAATCCCATCAAAAATGTTTTGAGCTGCCCAAAACTTTGCGTCATCGCCAACAACCCCACCAACCCAAACCACATCGCCACCATGCGCCACAAAAAAACTTGCGTACCTGACAACGGCGCAAGCCAGTGACTATACAGATACAGCACGCCAAATAACACATTAGAAACCAATGCCAACACCACCCCAAAACGCAACTTTTTGGCAGCGGTAGCAGGCTGAGAAGGTGTTGCCTTGGGCTGGACAACGATAGACGATGGTGATAAAACACTGGAGACTGACATAATTGACCTTGTTATATTTTTGCTTTTGCGGTTAAATTGCCAAGCAGTATAACAATTATTATTGGTAAATTATTTCAAAATACCCTTATTTATGATAAATTAACATTAATATAAGATAAATTTGCTATATTTTTCTCAGTTTTTCTTATTGTGTATTTTTAGAAGGACATGGCTATGATTCATGAAATCGATGATATCGATAAACGTATTTTAAACTTATTGCAAGAAGATGCGACGCTACCGCTTAAGAACATCGCCGAAAAAGTGCATGCATCGGTAGCGACCTGTCAGCGCCGTATCCAAATGATGACAGAGACCGGGGTGATTACCCGCCAAGTGGTGATTGTCAACCCCACTGAATTGGGCTTTGATTTAAGCGCGTTTGTGCTGATTGAAATGGAAAAACAAAATACCGCGCTGCAGCATGGCTTTGAGCGCTTGATGAACCGATTGCCCAACGTGATGAGTTGTTATGAAATCTCAGGGGATTATGACTTTTTGTTATTGGTACACGCCAAAAATATGGCGGAATATCACCGTTTTACCCGCGATAATTTAACTTATGAAAACAATGTCCGACGCTTTAAAAGTCAATTTGTGATGAATTTTTCCAAGGTAGGCACGAAAATCCAGTTAGATTAATGCGCCATCAGACAATAGGCTCAAACAATGGGCTCAAACAATAGGCTTAGTGCGATACCAAAATGACGTCGGCAACGAAATGCCAAACACCAACGCAGCGGTCACAAATATCGCATTGAAGCTAAAATCCATCATTTGGGTAAATACTTGTGGATTATAGCCATAGTAGCCCAGCTGTACAAAGCTAATCATGGCTTTGTACGCGGTAATCCCGGGCATCATACACAGCATGGCAGGCACCAAAATCATCTTTGGGGTAAGTAAATATTTTTTTGCCAAATAAATTGCCACAAAGGATGAAATACCCGCTGCCACAAACGTCGCTAGTATCAAATTGACTGACAGTTGTTTTAAGAGTTCTCTAAGTCCGTAACCCAGCACAGTCAACAATAAGCATTGCCAAATGTAGCGGCGCGGCACATTGACAAGCAGTGTCCAGCCAAGCGTCATCAAGCAAGCAAAAGTTGCTGCGCGTATCAAGGCAATCGCATCAATCGCCATTTTTCACCCTACCCAATATTGGCAATAGAATTTTATCAAACGCTTTCATCAACCCACGCCCCAATGACTGATATTTAGTAATAGCAATGACAACACGATGCCGATACAGCTCGATAGCGTCAAGATAATCACAAACATAAAGCGCCCGATACCGATGTTCATATAACCTTTGAGCATATCCGACAACGAATTTATCAAAGGAAAACTGGGAACCAACCAAAGCACACTTGATGCCATGGCAATATGGGGGTCGTTACCAATCCCCAATAACAGCGCGGTGCTGGCGAAGATGGAGCCAAAACACGCCGCTATGAGCGCGGATATAAAGGGGTTAAAGTTGCGGTTACTCAGCCATAGCCGCAGCGAATACCCCATCATACTAGCAATAAAAGTCACCAAACACACCAGTATATCGCCCCCTGCCAAATACGCAAAGCAGGCACACGCCACACCGACCATCGGTGCGACCATCTTGGCAGGATAAGTGTCCCGATCAATCTCATCAAATCGATAGGTCGCGTGCTCTAGGGTACTCGTCACCGGCATACTTTCCAAATCCAGTACAATTCGCTGAATTTGCACAATGATATTGACATTGATGGCATGGGTGGTTGACGCGCGCAAGGTGGTAATGCAGCGGTTATTATAAATTGTGGTGATGGTCAAGCCATTATAGGCAATCCCACACTCCACGCTAGCCAACCCCAACGCTAACCCCAATCGGCGGCACAAATCTGTTACCGTTGCCGATTCCGCCCCATATTGCATGAGTAGCAGTCCACAGCGCACACACAGACGGGTGATTTGCTGCTGGTGTTCATACGCCATATACGGCAACCGCCGTCTAGGCTTCGGCTCTGTCGGGGGCAAAAGCTTGGCAGGCTCAGGTGTTAGCGGATCAAGCGCTTCTAGGGCATCAGCAAAGGTATCGGTCATAGCATCATTTTAACAACCTTGATAGCTCATTCTAGCATTAAACTAGCATAAAATCAGGGTGAATTAGTATGGCTTTATTGATTAAGGGGTTGATTAAAAAGCTGAATAAAAATGAGCAAAAAGTTGAAAAGTACCCGTTGTTTAAAAAGCTTCTATCTACTTAAAAAGCTGCGATTGGTTTATTTTGGTTTAAATAGCAGGGCGATATTCAATACCTTCCATTACCTTCCATTTTAATCACCATCTAGCCATTTGACAGTCATTTTTTCCGTTAATTCTTACAAAAACATTCAATCGCTTCACCCTTTAATTAAACCCGACTAATTTAATCAGGTTTTTTTGTTATTTCGCCCTATAAACCCCCATCGCAAAATTGATTCATGATAAAATGAGCCATATTCATTCTATTTAATATCCAAGCCTATGTCCGCCGAAACTATTGCCAACAAAGCCTTTAAACAAGGTACCAAAGCCTTATTTGACTATGACAAACACTGGGCAAGCTGCTTTGAGCCTGCGCCATTTTTGCCGATGAGCCGCGCCGAAATGGATGCCCTTGGTTGGGATGCCTGTGATGTCATTATCGTCTCAGGCGATGCCTACGTCGATCACCCAAGCTTTGGTATGGCAATCATCGGCAGACTGTTAGAGTCGCAAGGCTTTCGCGTCGGTATCATCGCCCAGCCAGACTGGACGAGCAAAGATGCTTTTATGACACTTGGCAAACCGACCATCGCCTGGGGTGTCACCGCAGGCAATATGGACAGCATGATTAACCGCTACACCGCCGATAGACGCATTCGCAGTGACGATGCCTATTCGCCAGACAATGCCCCCGACAAACGCCCCGACCGTGCGGCTGTGGTATATAGCCAGCGCTGCCGTGAAGCCTATCCCGATGTGCCCATTATTTTGGGCGGGATTGAAGGCTCGCTGCGCCGTATCGCCCATTATGATTATTGGTCAGATAAAGTGCGCCGTAGCATTTTGATGGATAGCCGCGCTGATATTTTGCTGTATGGCAATGCCGAGCGCGCCATTGTCGATGTTGTACATGCACTTGCCAAAGGTTACCGTTTTGAAGACCTTGCCAAAGTGCGTGGCACCGCGTATCTATCGACACAAACCAAAAAACACTGGCAACGCGATATGATAGAAATCGCCAGTAACGACGTCGACACCGTTGGGCGCGTTGACCCGATTATCAATCCATATGTGATGATGGAAGATGTGGGCGACTGTCACATCGAACAAGAAAAAACCCTTGAAAGTCAATACAAAGGTTTTGTAGCAGATAAAGTCGAGCACAAAGTCATCAATGCTGATAAAGTCGCTGAAAGCCAAGACATCCAAGTGGTCAACCTCAAAGACCCCAATAAAAACGCCTTAAAACACAAACGCCCGTTGCCGCCCCGTGACAAAACCGTGATTCGCTTGCCCGACTTTGAGCAAGTCAAATCCGACCCCGTACTTTACGCCCATGCCAACCGTATCTTGCACCTAGAAACCAATCCGCATAACGCCCGCGCCTTGGTGCAGCGACATGGCGACATTGATGTATGGCTCAATCCGCCGCCCATTCCACTTACCATGGAAGAGATGGATTATATCTTTGATTTGCCGTATGCCCGTCTGCCCCACCCTAGCTACGGCAACGCAAGAATTCCTGCCTACGATATGATTAAATTATCAGTCAATATCATGCGCGGCTGTTTTGGCGGCTGTACCTTCTGCTCGATTACCGAACATGAAGGACGCATTATCCAAAACCGCTCAGAAGAGTCTATCTTGGGCGAAATCAAAAAAATCCGCGATACCGAGCCATCATTTACTGGGGTAATTTCTGACCTTGGCGGACCGACTGCCAATATGTACCGTCTGCATTGCAAAGACGATGCCATTGAGAAAAACTGCCGCAAACCCTCCTGCGTGTATCCCGATATCTGCGATAACTTACTCACCGACCACAGTCCTCTCACCCAGCTGTATCGTAAAGCTCGTGACATCAAAGGGGTGAAAAAAATCCTGATTGCGTCAGGCTTGCGCTATGATTTGGCGGTCAAAGACCCCGAATATGTCAAAGAATTGGTCACCCACCATGTCGGCGGTTATCTCAAAATCGCCCCTGAACATTCCGAAACCAATGTACTCTCCAAAATGATGAAACCGGGTATGGGGACGTACGATACCTTCAAGCAGATGTTTGACAAATACAGCCGTGAAGCAGGTAAAGAGCAATATTTGATTCCGTATTTTATTGCCGCGCACCCTGGCACCACTGACACCGACATGATGAACTTGGCGATTTGGCTCAAGCGCAATGGCTTTCGTGCCGACCAAGTACAAGCCTTTTACCCAAGCCCAATGGCAACTGCTACTACCATGTACCATACTGCCAAAGACCCGCTGCATAAAGTCACCCGTGATAGCGAAGGCGTGGAAATCGTCAAATCAGGCAAACAACGCAAACTCCACAAAGCGTATCTACGCTATCACGACCCAAAAAATTGGGCACTGCTGCGTCAATCGCTCAAAGACTTGGGGCGAGAAGATTTAATTGGGCATGGCAGTCAGTGTTTAATTCCGCCATACAATCCAAAGCTTGAGGGCGAGGATGTTTATCAATCAGCCCGTAAGAAAAATAGTTCTGCCGCTGGTGATTCGATCAAGCGTAGCGCGAAGGATAACACGGCTCAAAAGTCGGGTAAGAAACCCACGCCAAGCAGTTTTGGCAAAAAACCGTCAAACCAAAAACAGCCGAAAAAAGGTAACTTCCAAACGCAACATACAGGCTTACCACCGAGGAAAACTAAATAATTCTTTTATTTTAGATTTTAAAACAATAAAAGTGTTTTAGAGAATATATAAAACACTCTTGTTAATTTCATTTAACGCATTGTATTTAGACGTAATTAATAATTAGAAAATCATCTAACTGTTTGACAACTGTGAGTACTTATATATTTATAACAAAAAATTTGAGTTCCATCTTCGTCAGTTATATAAATTTTATTGCCATCCCTACTTACTTGACCACCTTGAGCTTGTATTTTCTGAATTGTAAGCTCATAAATTTCTCTTTCTCTTCTATTAGCTTCTACAGTAGATGCGTAATTTTGTAAAGTTGAATTTAATTGAAAAATACTTTGCTGCATTTGTTGTTGACTAGAGTTATATAAACTTAGTGATGCAGACAAATCTAATGGTGGAGAAGATTGCCATGTAATTGGTGCCGCATTAGAGTTTAATGTAATTAAGGCAAATAGAGGTAAAAAGACAATTTTATTCACTTTTATATAACCACTTTAAATAGTTTTCGAATATAAATACTAACTTATTACCTATAGTTTATCAAATTATACTTCAATAAAATTTTTTAATACCAGAAATTTTTACACCAAAATAACAGCCCTACAACCAAACATTGCTATTTGCATATTAAAAAAACGATAAAATACAAGCCATTATAACAACGAAAAGGCTTTCAACATGGCAAAAATTTTTATTGGGATAGGGATTTTATTTCTCATCATTGGCTTGATTTATCTGTTTTTCCCCAATGCCTTTAACTGGTTTGGTCGTATGCCGGGGGACGTTAATTATCGCTCCGAAGGCGGCGGCTTCAGCTTTCACTTCCCCATCGTCACCATGATTATCGTGAGTATCATTCTCACTATTATTCTTAACCTATTTAACCGCTGACAGCGCGCTAATCACAGCGATGTCTAGCGGGTTTTATCGCAAAAAACTGCCTTTTTCATCAAAAAATGTCGTAAACTGTAATTACGCCAGTCACGATTGAAAAGGAGTTAGTCATGCAGCGCGACATTTTTAAGCCAACACTACTGAGCCTCGTCATCGCCCAAAGCTTATTGACGGCTTGTAGCCCCTCGCCATCAAATAACCGTGATACCAGCCCTGCCACACCTGTTATCGCTTCACCAACGCCCATGGTTGCTGCGCCTGCCATGATGATGGATGCAGCCGCAATGAGCAAGATGGCGCGCTACTCTCCTATCATGCCGATGCCGATACCGCAGGATAATAGCGAAAAATATCAGCATCTTGCAGTCAACCCTATTCACCAAACCGCCACTGATGCCGTTGCCACCTTTAGTATCGATACCGACACGGGCAGCTACGCCAATGTGCGCCGTTTTCTGAGCGACGGACAACTACCGCCCACTGACGCGGTGCGTATTGAAGAGCTTATCAACTATTTTAACTATGACTTTTCACAAGCC from Moraxella osloensis carries:
- a CDS encoding McrB family protein, producing the protein MIREPVKNIIYTGVAGTGKTYRLQQIAKQYTEILPVVNADELLKALVEPMNWLEVICLVFLEERKKCKLLLKVPEIMQHPFFLQKAALREGNESLSQTVWGRLQRFSHPNSLTVKQSSRASQSYFDKDDSSNWFLLADSLPLLADLQNKLDDYQLAIHSQFQPNYLQPKLERFSFVSFHQAYGYEEFVEGIRPHIADNGQMSYRVESGAFLRLCQQAKQDPSHRYAMLIDEINRANVARVFGELMSLIEPTKRAGQTDSLSVNLAYSRQPFSVPSNVDIYATMNSQDHSLAPLDMAFRRRFEFVECRPQPQLLGKVMANGIEIDLAKLLTALNERISQNLAKDSQLGHSFLWGIDSLQALSAAFSQSIIPQVAQACQQHGQILQAIFGQTFIRLIDNKKATGFMAQQAGFDIHTPALDDPNSYLAIYQSVQ
- a CDS encoding IS982 family transposase — protein: MPIDEFIIKIYLMVDDYYKKIVTNRLRQGGYAPKLTDSEIITMEIVGEFLQMDTDSQIHQYFKQHWQTWFPNLGSYPNFAKQCVNLLQVKTLIQQHIVKQHGQDNIHFIDGFPIPVCQYARAYRHKTFKYEGSYSYCASKQQKYFGFEGHLLINLSGMITNFTFASARIDERLVAPDMLDNIKGLLGADMGYISPDLSEYCFKRWIDLQTPLRKNMPDKRPISVLNRLKNARRNIETVIGQLSERFNMQKVRARDLWHLSHRFMRKILAHNVCFIINKQLGNPPLQFELLISS
- a CDS encoding MFS transporter, with the protein product MTAFVQAYSKSPAKISSFGFPTGLGIAPNTFTGFLLVAAIVFGIFTSISGIGADKIGRKKWLIGVTILCMLFACFMPMLLSNGTPTTVFIFLILGMACMGMSFGPMAALLPELFPTEVRYSGASLAYNLAAIVGASIPAIYAIKINEQYGMKGVAIYIVINGLISLIALFSIKETKNIDLMD
- a CDS encoding DNA-3-methyladenine glycosylase I, with the translated sequence MKAYNRCAWCGTDPLYQAYHDNEWGKPSYDDRHLFAMLCLEGMQAGLSWITILKKRERYYQVFADFDPAIIAQFDDAMVDSLMTDAGIIRHRGKIKAIINNAKCYLKITQTQSFSDYLWNLSPSGLAKLPQDNHPKTFADIPTNTEYSDKMSKVLKKDGFKFVGSTICYAFMQAVGMVNDHVAACNFR
- a CDS encoding BLUF domain-containing protein, which gives rise to MAIFFQYIEGEKSAIEQLFGNIQHDGRNRDVTLKSKGVIEQRLFQDWQMLMVNINNPETHEEVINTFLPVLSAGSKAAAADKFVEVMQSQYHRRSLVNFQSYSLKNVSHYGINLRGLLKVHQHFLLVQSILLVLILISFSLFWGL
- a CDS encoding BLUF domain-containing protein — protein: MTLKAGMTPRTLSDIMAVAQRENSAHQITGFLCFGNGYFFSIH
- the rarD gene encoding EamA family transporter RarD, encoding MSVSSVLSPSSIVVQPKATPSQPATAAKKLRFGVVLALVSNVLFGVLYLYSHWLAPLSGTQVFLWRMVAMWFGLVGLLAMTQSFGQLKTFLMGLNKQQWVLLLLPTPILASQLWLFMWAPINGQAVNTAMGYFLFPLMMVLIGCVVFKETLNRLQWAAIIVAAAGVGLQFWLAGSVSWATAWVCLTYPIYYGLRRWQGVPALMGLFVDLSVIAPIALGFLLWQNSSISIVTGSMTMGLLVIGLGMISALAMQTNLKASQVLPMNTFGMLSYLEPALMFLLSIFVLHEAVNGTMIASFALIWVGVLLMIVNAIRASKKSHSTAICD
- a CDS encoding Lrp/AsnC family transcriptional regulator, whose product is MIHEIDDIDKRILNLLQEDATLPLKNIAEKVHASVATCQRRIQMMTETGVITRQVVIVNPTELGFDLSAFVLIEMEKQNTALQHGFERLMNRLPNVMSCYEISGDYDFLLLVHAKNMAEYHRFTRDNLTYENNVRRFKSQFVMNFSKVGTKIQLD
- a CDS encoding threonine/serine exporter family protein, which translates into the protein MAIDAIALIRAATFACLMTLGWTLLVNVPRRYIWQCLLLTVLGYGLRELLKQLSVNLILATFVAAGISSFVAIYLAKKYLLTPKMILVPAMLCMMPGITAYKAMISFVQLGYYGYNPQVFTQMMDFSFNAIFVTAALVFGISLPTSFWYRTKPIV
- a CDS encoding threonine/serine ThrE exporter family protein — translated: MTDTFADALEALDPLTPEPAKLLPPTEPKPRRRLPYMAYEHQQQITRLCVRCGLLLMQYGAESATVTDLCRRLGLALGLASVECGIAYNGLTITTIYNNRCITTLRASTTHAINVNIIVQIQRIVLDLESMPVTSTLEHATYRFDEIDRDTYPAKMVAPMVGVACACFAYLAGGDILVCLVTFIASMMGYSLRLWLSNRNFNPFISALIAACFGSIFASTALLLGIGNDPHIAMASSVLWLVPSFPLINSLSDMLKGYMNIGIGRFMFVIILTLSSCIGIVLSLLLLNISHWGVG
- a CDS encoding YgiQ family radical SAM protein, yielding MSAETIANKAFKQGTKALFDYDKHWASCFEPAPFLPMSRAEMDALGWDACDVIIVSGDAYVDHPSFGMAIIGRLLESQGFRVGIIAQPDWTSKDAFMTLGKPTIAWGVTAGNMDSMINRYTADRRIRSDDAYSPDNAPDKRPDRAAVVYSQRCREAYPDVPIILGGIEGSLRRIAHYDYWSDKVRRSILMDSRADILLYGNAERAIVDVVHALAKGYRFEDLAKVRGTAYLSTQTKKHWQRDMIEIASNDVDTVGRVDPIINPYVMMEDVGDCHIEQEKTLESQYKGFVADKVEHKVINADKVAESQDIQVVNLKDPNKNALKHKRPLPPRDKTVIRLPDFEQVKSDPVLYAHANRILHLETNPHNARALVQRHGDIDVWLNPPPIPLTMEEMDYIFDLPYARLPHPSYGNARIPAYDMIKLSVNIMRGCFGGCTFCSITEHEGRIIQNRSEESILGEIKKIRDTEPSFTGVISDLGGPTANMYRLHCKDDAIEKNCRKPSCVYPDICDNLLTDHSPLTQLYRKARDIKGVKKILIASGLRYDLAVKDPEYVKELVTHHVGGYLKIAPEHSETNVLSKMMKPGMGTYDTFKQMFDKYSREAGKEQYLIPYFIAAHPGTTDTDMMNLAIWLKRNGFRADQVQAFYPSPMATATTMYHTAKDPLHKVTRDSEGVEIVKSGKQRKLHKAYLRYHDPKNWALLRQSLKDLGREDLIGHGSQCLIPPYNPKLEGEDVYQSARKKNSSAAGDSIKRSAKDNTAQKSGKKPTPSSFGKKPSNQKQPKKGNFQTQHTGLPPRKTK
- a CDS encoding DUF2905 domain-containing protein — its product is MAKIFIGIGILFLIIGLIYLFFPNAFNWFGRMPGDVNYRSEGGGFSFHFPIVTMIIVSIILTIILNLFNR